TTGAACTAGCCTCGTCGGCTTGGATTCCGTGAAGCTATACACGTAGGTAAATCTGAAACATCTTTCAAGAAAACGCAACATTTCCCCAGAACAAACCAGGGAGCATGGACAGGAAAGCAAAGAGACGAAGTATGAAAATCTGGAATGAACGCCTAAGGTGCCCAACCTTGACAGTTAGAACCTTTAAACTGGGCCACAGCCGAGTGCCCCCCCGCCCCCGAGTCGAGGTTAGAGTACGCGTGGCCTGCGTGGGGTGAAGTCCCGGAGGTTTACGGAGTTATGATGGAGTTAAGAAGTAGTCAGTGCTGATCTTGATGGTGGAAGTCAGCGGCAGGTAGAAACATTCTGACCCATATTGTCGCCCATCTTGTATGTTCCACCCGATTGAAACAACTCCATTTTCCATCACTATAATACTCTTAGTTCTTTATACATACGCGAGTAGGGAATGCCAATTTCTGTGTGGCTGGAACCACCTTACGCTGATAATTACAATGATTGGGATAATTAGAGCGAGAATGGAGAAGCGAGAAAATGAATGTAAGGAAAGACACTGTCGTGACTTTACCTTTTACTGAACGAATTTTGATTAGATCTGGGACAAGTAAGAGTTAAGTGAGCGATTCTTGGTatgaagaaaaaggaaagaacaAGACGTAAAAACATTATTCTCCTGAACATAGTCCGACATTCTCTGGATAAGGGGTCGAGTTTCCCTATTAGGCACCTCAAAAAGAACCCACTGTCAATCCTCCCAAGTCCTATCAATCTCAAGCATTCAAGTTGGGTGCCGAGAACTCCCCGAGAAACCGAGATCGGAGGATGATATGATTGATATGATGCCTGATTGATATGATCGTTGACATCGACCCATCGGCTTGGTGTTTGCCGATGAGTTTGCCGTAGCAGAGGCTACGCTGCCGCCGATCGTCACATCAAATGCAGGAACCATGTACGGGTTGAGTCAGTCGCCCTAATAATTGGCTTGACGTTGAGGGGGATTTTACGCGTATTATCTAAGCGGGCGAAAAATCCCCGAGGGACCGGGACTACTAAATTTCCGCTTCTTGTCTGGGGAAAGCGCGTCGATTTTGCACCGCATTGGCACAGGGTCCAGTGGGGAATCTAGGGTTACGATCACGACTCGGCCTCGAATGAGAAATGACGAATTCGGCTCCATCCGCTGCGTGCTGATTACAAACACAGGACTAATGACCCTGAAAAGATCCACCAAGGATTTAACTCTCAGGCAACTACATTTGTCTGTGACCAAAACCCAGTTTCATGCATACATATGTTCAGATTGCACACGACAAATGGATTATTCACAGGAGAATTGGAGAGAGACTAATTGAACATTGACCTAGAATCCTTCTCCATGCTATATCCTCAATTGGTAAGGAAAGTTTAGAACTGGGGAGTTCATGCCGGAAAGTTGAGTAAGGAATCGCCGATGGGCTCGATGATCCGCGGCTATTGACCGGCTTGCATGTCTTGGCGCTACAAAGAGAAAACCATTTGCAATCGTTGGTTGACCAAACTCGGTTCAGATCGGCATCGTCTTCGACCAGCTAGACTATATGGCGGGGACTGACCAACAGTCTAAGCCACTTCCTTGCCAAGCGAGTATCTTcgactttcttttttctgcaAACGCGTCTGGctagttaataattactagacTGACTGATTGCTCGGTTCCATGCCACAAGGGATCGGGAAGCCGAAAAGTGCGCTATTGCACCCAATCTGTAAAAAAGCTGTACGATGCAGAACAGACCCATCTTTAGCCTTGGTTGCTCCAATCATGACATGGAAACTATCGGAAAATATAATCTGAGTTCAATGGATCTGTTTCGTCGCTAGAATATCGGAGTAAATGGGCCCAACCCCTAGCCATCGGGTTCGACGGAGGAATTCTTCTTGTTGGGTACAAGATTGACCTGATCCCCTTGGCCGCtggacatcttcttcttctgtcagATCCTGTTGGCTGACTTTAATCCAGAATGAAATTTCTAGCTTCACCTGCAGTGACGGTTGCTGCCGCACTTCTGTTGATCAACGGCGCAGAAGGAACTCAATCTGAACGAAGCCGGGCTGTCGCTCATTTTTCTAAACGTCATCCAACATATCGTGCTGCCACCAGGGCTCATTCTAGCAATACTTCTGACTATCGCTTCTTTAATAATAGGACCAAATGTATGCGTTAAACTGGCCTTGAACTTTATTCGTGACTGACATATGGTAACCCCTGGATAGCCCACTTGGTGGAAAGCTTACCTGATGTGCACTTCGATCTGGGGGAGATGTACTCAGGGTCGATCCCTATCGATGATAGCAACAATGGTTCTCGATCTTTGTTTTATATCTTCCAACCTAAGATAGGCGAACCATCGGACGATCTTACTGTTTACCTCAATGGAGGGCCAGGCTGTTCCTCCGAACAAGGCTTCTTCCAGGAAAATGGAAGGTTCACGTGGCAGCCTGGTACCTATGCACCCGTCATTAACGAATATTCTTGGGTCAACTTGACGAACATGCTATGGTACGCTACTACCCAATGATGGCAATTGGACGTATTCAGCCCGTACTTTGTGTGACTAACTTGAGGTGATTAAGGGTTGACCAACCAGTCGGAACCGGATATTCTGTAGGCAATGTTACAGCCACCAACGAAGACGAGATTGCCGCCGActtcctcaacttcttcagAAAGTTTCAAGACCTATACGGGATAAAGAACTTTCGCATCTTCATAACCGGTGAGAGCTACGCCGGTCGATATGTTCCCTACATCTCGTCGGCAATGCTGGATAAGAACGACACCACCCGTTTTAACCTGAGCGGTACGAGCCCCTCCTACTCATAATCATTACCACCTTAAGCTTAGTCGACTGATCCTGGCTATTCAACGCCTCTCTAGGAGCCCTTCTCTATGATGCCTGCATCGGCCAATGGGACTACATCCAAGCCGAGCTCCCTGCCTACCCCTTCGTCAAGCAGCATGCTTcactcttcaacttcaaccaGTCCTACATGAACGAGCTCGAAACTACCTATGAAGAATGCGGCTACAAAGCATACTTCGATGAGTACTTTGCCTTCCCTCCAAGCGGCATTCAACCTCCCAAATACATGAACTACTCCGAGTGCGATATCTATAACATGATCTACTACGAAGCCTACAATCCCAACCCATGCTTCAACCCATACCGTGTCATTGATGAATGTCCACTTCTCTGGGATGTGCTTGGCTGGCCGACAGACCTAGCCTACGAACCTGCGCCGTCTACCTACTTCAACCGCGCGGATGTGAAAAAGGCTCTGCACGCCCCACTGGACGTGGAATGGGAGCTATGCAGCACTGACCTCGTCTTTGCCGGAGGGGAATCCGATCCCGGTCCGGAGCAGCAAGGGGACGACTCACCCAACCCCACCGAGGGGGTTCTCCCGCGTGTTATCGAGGCGACCAACCGTGTGCTTATTGCCAACGGCGACTGGGACTATCTGATCATTACGAACGGCaccctcctcgccatccagAACATGACCTGGAACGGCCAGCTGGGTTTCCAGTCTGCACCTGCCACACCGATCGATATTAAGATGCCGGATCTCCAGTGGAACGAGATCTTTGAGGCCCAGGAGGGATACGGAGGGTTGGACGGACCGCAGGGGGTTATGGGCGTACAACACTATGAGCGCGGGTTGATGTGGGCGGAGACTTACCAGTCAGGGCATAAGCAGCCCCAGGATCAGGGCCGTGTGTCGTATCGCCACCTGCAGTGGTTGCTGGGTCAAGTTGAGACTCTTTAGTTTCCCACTTCGGAATAACCGAGTTCAGATTGACTTGGTAATGTTTTAATTTCCCCTGACATGGGTCTCCTCTATATCATGTTACAATTATTTCCAAAAGTTGGATGGGCCATCCGCCTGTCATTCCTTTCCAGTCTCCTCTCCCTACCCACCGCCTACCTTTAGCAGTTATAAGGCGTGCCTGTCAGTAAAAGTATGGCATGGCGCTAGAAGCTAGAGAATTGCGTTTGGTATCTGCATCAGAATACTGGCATTAGGCTTTCGAGCTAATAGTGGTTACTGCCCCGAGTGCGGTAGAGATACTGCCGCAGTCGTTTTGCCGAGGCcgaccatcatctccgcGATTTGAGTCATCGCAAGGAATCATCTAATAGTACCTTGTTAATCACTATCAACCAATCCACACAACACGAAAATGGCTTCTAGTGATGCATCTATCGTTCCCTTTGGGGCCACGATGCGTGAGCAATTTCTCTTTGACCCTAAGTTTTTAAATCTGAACCACGGTAAGAACGCCTGCTATGGAACTTACCGAGCGTTGTAGTAACAAACATTAACATAACCACGCCGATAAACTCCAGGCTCATTTGGAACGTATCCTGCCGCAGTTCGCACTGCCCTACGCCACTTTCAGGATCAAGTTGAGGCGCGTCCAGATCCATTCATCCGCTACACCACCCCTAAAGAACTAGATGTCTCTCGGGAGGCGGTCGCCAAGCTACTGAATGTCCCCAGAAACGAATGTGTCTTCGTCAAGAATGCAACTACGGGGGTGAACACCGTCCTCCACAACCTGCCTTTCAAGTCAGATGATGTCATTATCTACTTTGAAACCGTCTACGGCGCTCTCGAAAAGGGCATTGTATCTTTCATCGAATCTAGAGCCGCTCAGATTCGTAAAGTTCATATGAAATGCCGATTAGTCACGAGGACCTGGTGGAGCGCTTTCTCCAGGTTGTTCGGGAAGCGCGGAGCGAGGGATTGAATGTGAAGCTTGCCCTCTTTGATGTCGTGACTAGCTTGCCGGCTGTGCGGTTCCCTTTTGAAAAACTCACTGAGGTTTGTCGAGAAGAGGGCATCCTGAGTTTGATTGATGGCGCGCACGGCATTGGTCAGCTTCCGTTGGATCTCGCAGCGCTACAGCCGGACTTCTTCACGAGTAATTGTCACAAGTAAGTTTCTGCTGAATTTCGTTCTCGATAACCCTCCAAGAGTGGACTCATATGTAAAAACACAATAGATGGCTGTTTGTCCCCCGCAGTTGCTGTGTGCTCTATGTTCCGAAACGCAACCAACATCTGATTCGAACCACCATTCCCACCTCCTGGGGCTTCATCCCGTCCGAAGACTCTCCTGCGACGGCGCCTTCTGTCATGAAGAGTAACGATTCTTCAAAGAGTGCATTTGAGAGTCTTTTCGAATTTGTCGCTACTAATGATGATACGCCCTACTTCTGTGTCCCTGCTGCGTTGGAGTTCCGCAAGACGGTCTGTGGTGGCGAAGCCCGTATTTACGAATACCTGGAAAGATTGGCAAATGAGGCTGCTGATATCGTTGCTGCGACGCTTGGAACCGACGTTATGGAGGAAAGGGGCCTACAACCGGGGGAGCAGAGCAATCTCAGACGATGCGCCATGACCACTATCCGGTTACCATTCACTTTCAGGGAGGATTTAGCAGCTTCTGATTCTTCTGCTACGCTTTTGAAAGCTGAGGAGGCTGTCGCAGCGGTCAGGTGGTTCCAAACCACTCTGGTGGAGGGGCATGGGACATTCGTGCCCCTTGTTGAGCACGGGGGCTGGCTGTGGGTGAGGCTTTCTGCCCAAGTTTATCTTGAGCGGGGGGACTTTGAGTGGTTGGCTGAAGTCCTCAAAGTGCTCTGCCAGCGATACAGGAGTGAAAGATGTCAGCTAGAATAGATGGCGCGTGGGGGAAAGCAGGCCATTGAGCTTTCGGTAGCAGCTTTACATAGATCCGGAAGCGTTTGTATTTCCAGCCATGTTCCTAACTGTGGAATTGCAGTACACCAAACGAGGGACTAAATTCATATATACCGATCTACGTAATTATTTCATGTAAGCTATCAAGTAGATGAATGCAACCGCCTTTCTGCTTAGACTCTAACGAACACCAGCCATTCCAATTAGATTGCCATATTTCAGCGTATCAATCGTTGCGTTATACTGCTCTGACGAAGGCGACGTGGTCAGGATCATCGCCGAAACTCCATCATCGCCGCCCGTGACAAAGTGTTCGCGCAGGACCATCGTCAGCGGCGATGACCGGAACGGAATCCGGGCCTGCTTCCGGGCCATAGCCCGAATGACTTCtttcaaggaaagaagatcagTGTTGATCTGTCTgctctcctgctgctcctgaGGCGTCTGTTTTGTCCGCATGGTGGACACGGAACCCTTGTCATGACAGTACTCTGAGCCGGCCAGATCCACAAACACCATCTTTCCACCCAGACAGGCATGGTGACATGACTTTATGACTTCCGACACGTACTCTTCCGCCTTCTGAACACGCGATTCATAttctgctttctttgcctCGGCCTCATCTATCGCTGTCTGATTGAGTTGATAATCCGGATTCGGGACATACTTGCCATCCGGTGTCTGGATAATGGCCTTCATATTCTCCTCGATGTAGATATCAGTTGCGCGTTTCCCGACCGGTACCAGCTCGGATTGCCGCTCAACGACGGCATCCCGCGCATCCAGTAGTTCTCTCGTGACAATCTCAACTTCAAACACAGCGTGTGTCCGGGAACTCTGATCATGAATCGTCGATGTGCCTGTCGCCCTACTCTGGATGCCAGCCAACAGCTGAGCATGGAACTCCTCGAAAGTAAAGCATGGCTTGGTGACGATGGGACGCACGCGGACTTTCCCATCGGCGAGGGTTTCCGTCTCACCGCGGACGTGGGTCTTCCCGTCAGCGCCTTCGCGGATATGGCACTTGCATCGGTTGTTGAGCAAGTCAAAGGCAATGTTTTTCCGTAGCTCGTACATGCGGAGGCCTAGGAGAAGTGTCTCATTCTCCTTAGTATTCTCATTTAGTTGGTATAGATGCTCGTAGAGCGCTTTTGCAGCTGACAAACAGAGTCCGAACTCGTCTGGCCGCTCGAAATCATACCCGATGATCGTGTGGGATTTCCCACTGCCCGAGTGTCCGTAGGCGAAGAAGTTGCAGTTTTGCCCGGTTAAAACCCGGGGGAGAGTCGGTGCGACGACATGTTCAAAGACAGTTCGATTAGAGTCGTCTGCGTTGAATATCTCGGTAAAAGCTGAGTCGCTTTTCCAGGGGCGAGAGAGTttctgggatggtggtggtgttagtGCGATCGTGGTGTTTTGCCCGGGATTGGAGGCCTGTGTTCGGGCGATTTCAGGGGCAGCCGCTTCCGATGGCAGCGGAGGGCGCCAGCGAGTGAAGACTTTAATGGACGGCATTCTCAGATCTTCGCTTTTGGTCAGAAGGAATCTTAATGCTGGGTTGAAAGTGCCTTCAAGCTCCGATGGAAGTAGTCTAGCTGGCACCAGCCAGATTACTCATCAATCTGACTCGAAACTGGCCGGCTATACGGGGCTTTTGACTGGCTCTCCCAGACGGCGGGTCAGTGCGCAGAATCCACATCTACACCAGTCCGTTGTGCTCATGACAACGGGTAACAACtcatcctctcttctttctcgacCATGAAACGATAGTCATACCTCCAGCTGGCAATAGATCTCTGCCATGTTCATCGCTTACGcgttataaataaaaatagatttaaggTTCATGCATTAGTCCCTTCAGTCGTTCAATCACTGGCGTACATCTAATATCACGTTTCTCTTGATAGACGTAGACGTTTGTTTTGCTGCTCGAGCAGCATCAGCTGCATCTGAAGATCTTGCGGTGCATGATCGTCACGCGTCAATTCTGGAGCAGTGAGTGATCCTCCAATCTCATCCTTgattttccttctcttttgtGAGCCAGCGGCACTCTGTTCATCGCTGACAGTCGAAGAGCACTGATCCTGACAATGGCGAACGACACAATTGTAGAACTCCCGCCACGAGTGAACGAATGTATAGCAAATTAGACAGAAACGAGGATGGGGCTCTTCTCGTCGGGATTGGTGGATTTCCTGATCGGTTGTCCGCCTTCCATGTTTCGTCatataatgatgatgaactcGGTCAAGTCTATTGAAATTAGGGTTGCGTGCAATAGCATCAGGGCAATGAGGTTCCgtgcaataataataaaaccgAACAGCGTGAGCCAAATCTATATGTCCTAGGAGGGTTTCTCTGCTTGTATACAAGCGGTTTTTCTCAGGACACAACCGGCAATACCATTTAgagtggagggagggcaCGGTCTGAGGCGAGGTGACTTCCGGCGATAGTGGCCGCACTTGACTGTCACCATTTTTTGGAGAAATTCCGGTACTCTCTAAGCTGGGCCTCCTAAATGGTTGATTCTGCTGGTCTTGACCTCGAACTTCATGGCCACCTGACCATGTTGTGTTTGGGGTGTGGGCACGGGAACCTGAGCTTCGAGGTTTGTTGTTCTCAAATTCACCCTGCTTCACAGCAGCTCCACCGGTGAAAACAAGGGCGTGTGGGTACCTACAAAGTTGCTCGCCCACGAGGAGGCCGACCACTGTCTTATGACGGTAATAAGATGCCCAGCCGAACGGGGTTCGACCTGTTTGATCGATTGAGGTTACTTCAACGCCTTTCTTCAACAGGAGCTCGACCACTTTCTCGTGGCCATTTTCTGCCGCCCACGATAAAGGAGTCCGTCCAATCTCGTCTTTGGAGTCTGGATCAACAGAGTGTACTAGCAGGATCTGTACCACTGCCTCGCAGCCGTTGTAGGCCGCCCACGAAAGAGGGGTTCGACCATCCACATCCTTGGAGTCTGGATCAACACCACCTTCCAACAACAATTGCGCAATTGTTATATGACCTTTGTATGCGGCCCATGATAGAGGGGTTCGATCATCTGCGTCTCTAGAATCTAGATCTGAACCAGTCTCTACTAGGAGCTTCACCACTCCCACAAAACCATTCGAGGCGGCTAATGATAGTGGAGTACGGCCGAAGGCATCTCTCCAGCCTAGGTCAAGACCTCTCTCGATCAGAAGTTTGACCACTCGCTCATGGCCATTGCATGCTGCCCACGCTAGTGAAGTTCGGCCATCATTATCTCCTGAATCTGACTCGGTACTTCTCTCCAGCAGGTGCTGAGCAACTCCCACGTACCCATTAAAGGCTGCCCATGTCAATGGGAGTCGACCAAACGAGTCGATAGCTTCAGACTGTTTCCCCTGCTGAATCATGTACAGCACCACATTTTCTAGCCCAAAGTATGATGCAAGATGGAGTCCTGTAAACAATTTGGGAACCTGTTGGCTATAATTCCAGTGAGTTGGAAATTCTTTGCGAGCGAAAAGGCCTTGCACGCAGGCATTAAGCCGGGGTGTGTCTTCAAGCAGGGCTACTACCAAGCTTATTCCGGTTTGTTGTGTCCGAACATGATGACCCCAGTTCCTCGCTGCATAGGAGAAAAGGGGGTATGTGTCTAATCGCGCTTCAAAATCCATGTCGGTGGAACAGGGGCCTGCTTTGAAGGGGTTGAAAGAGAGGTATGTGACACAAGCTGTCGCAATGCCGTGATGTGCGTTTGAGAACCACCTGGTCCACGTTCGTTGGAAGAATTCTTGTGCTGTATAATGTACCAATCGAATGACATCACTTTCTTCGTCAACTGTGACCAAGCCTGCACAGACAGAAATGATGTCATCCAGAAACGGAATATTGTCTTTGTCGAATTCTGACTCTGCTTCTACAGCAAGTGCATGTTGAAGTTCTAATGTATTGAGCGGCCTCGTTGCACCGTTGATCCACGATAAAGCATCATGTGCAAGCTTCCGGGAATCCATGTCCTGCCCTTCAATTCGCTGCATCGCATCTTCGTATGCATCATTGTATGCTTCAGACCCCTTTGCAAGGCCTTTCAGAGCCTCTTTTACTCTTTTCGTGGTTTTTTTCGATTTTACCGCGTCGAAGTGAAGCTGTGCTAGCAGAAACCTAGATAAATGTTAGGTTGTTCAGTCCTACTCAAACAGGGGAAGCTACTGACATTCCATCGACAGCTTTCGTGATTTCAGTTTGTATCTCTTCACTGTGGGAGGCTAACAGCCTCGATTCACATTGCAATATCCTACTTCTTAAATATTCACGAACATCTTGATCATGCGCACGGATTTCCAGTGTCATGCAGTCGTTGAATCTCTCAGTGATCTGCGGAATGAATCTTGAAGTGGCAAAAGTATTCGCACCGCACGTTGCCTGGAAGTTCAGAATCTCCTTGATAAATCTTGTTCGACAGTCATTAGATGTCTGGCATTCATCGAGCGCAtcgattataataaatactctCGAGTACATAGCACCCACAGTTCGGAGTGTCGTTGCAATTTCGTCGAATTTTGGTCGGGTCCGTCCATGTCTATGACGGTCATAGAGGCTGCGCACAATTTCTGGGAGGGAAGGCCTGCATTGGCTCAATTGCTTTAGGAGACTTGTTATTAAGCCTTCCGCGCTTTGCTCGTTTTTCCGGCGGAAGTCACAGTAGACATACGCAATTCCAACGGATTTGTCATGTAGGAATCGGGCAGTAATGTCATCAATGACCGTTGCCGTCAATATTGTTTTTCCTGCGCCGGGAATACCGGGACAGAATAATCTCTGCTTGTTTGAGCTTATCCATGCCTGGTATATTGCAGAGTCTAAGAACCACTGCGCAGTCCCTGACTGTCGTCTCTTTAAGATGTCACTGTGTTGAGGACCGTAGTCGATCGGTGTAAGCCATTCAAGGATATCAAGTTCTCCTTTTCTGTCGAAGTTCGACTTCATTGTTTCAACGTTAGTCTCGGTTCTCGATACACACTTCAAGACTATGGGGCTCATTAGAAAACAGCTTTGAACGTGACATGTGGTCTTGGGATAACT
The window above is part of the Aspergillus luchuensis IFO 4308 DNA, chromosome 8, nearly complete sequence genome. Proteins encoded here:
- a CDS encoding ankyrin repeat domain-containing protein (COG:M;~EggNog:ENOG410Q18J;~InterPro:IPR002110,IPR027417,IPR007111,IPR036770, IPR020683;~PFAM:PF13857,PF05729,PF12796,PF00023,PF13637, PF13606;~go_function: GO:0005515 - protein binding [Evidence IEA]), yielding MKSNFDRKGELDILEWLTPIDYGPQHSDILKRRQSGTAQWFLDSAIYQAWISSNKQRLFCPGIPGAGKTILTATVIDDITARFLHDKSVGIAYVYCDFRRKNEQSAEGLITSLLKQLSQCRPSLPEIVRSLYDRHRHGRTRPKFDEIATTLRTVGAMYSRVFIIIDALDECQTSNDCRTRFIKEILNFQATCGANTFATSRFIPQITERFNDCMTLEIRAHDQDVREYLRSRILQCESRLLASHSEEIQTEITKAVDGMFLLAQLHFDAVKSKKTTKRVKEALKGLAKGSEAYNDAYEDAMQRIEGQDMDSRKLAHDALSWINGATRPLNTLELQHALAVEAESEFDKDNIPFLDDIISVCAGLVTVDEESDVIRLVHYTAQEFFQRTWTRWFSNAHHGIATACVTYLSFNPFKAGPCSTDMDFEARLDTYPLFSYAARNWGHHVRTQQTGISLVVALLEDTPRLNACVQGLFARKEFPTHWNYSQQVPKLFTGLHLASYFGLENVVLYMIQQGKQSEAIDSFGRLPLTWAAFNGYVGVAQHLLERSTESDSGDNDGRTSLAWAACNGHERVVKLLIERGLDLGWRDAFGRTPLSLAASNGFVGVVKLLVETGSDLDSRDADDRTPLSWAAYKGHITIAQLLLEGGVDPDSKDVDGRTPLSWAAYNGCEAVVQILLVHSVDPDSKDEIGRTPLSWAAENGHEKVVELLLKKGVEVTSIDQTGRTPFGWASYYRHKTVVGLLVGEQLCRYPHALVFTGGAAVKQGEFENNKPRSSGSRAHTPNTTWSGGHEVRGQDQQNQPFRRPSLESTGISPKNGDSQVRPLSPEVTSPQTVPSLHSKWYCRLCPEKNRLYTSRETLLGHIDLAHAVRFYYYCTEPHCPDAIARNPNFNRLDRVHHHYMTKHGRRTTDQEIHQSRREEPHPRFCLICYTFVHSWREFYNCVVRHCQDQCSSTVSDEQSAAGSQKRRKIKDEIGGSLTAPELTRDDHAPQDLQMQLMLLEQQNKRLRLSRET
- a CDS encoding uncharacterized protein (COG:E,O;~EggNog:ENOG410Q1SM;~InterPro:IPR018202,IPR001563,IPR029058;~MEROPS:MER0002512;~PFAM:PF00450;~SECRETED:SignalP(1-23);~go_function: GO:0004185 - serine-type carboxypeptidase activity [Evidence IEA];~go_process: GO:0006508 - proteolysis [Evidence IEA]) translates to MKFLASPAVTVAAALLLINGAEGTQSERSRAVAHFSKRHPTYRAATRAHSSNTSDYRFFNNRTKSHLVESLPDVHFDLGEMYSGSIPIDDSNNGSRSLFYIFQPKIGEPSDDLTVYLNGGPGCSSEQGFFQENGRFTWQPGTYAPVINEYSWVNLTNMLWVDQPVGTGYSVGNVTATNEDEIAADFLNFFRKFQDLYGIKNFRIFITGESYAGRYVPYISSAMLDKNDTTRFNLSGALLYDACIGQWDYIQAELPAYPFVKQHASLFNFNQSYMNELETTYEECGYKAYFDEYFAFPPSGIQPPKYMNYSECDIYNMIYYEAYNPNPCFNPYRVIDECPLLWDVLGWPTDLAYEPAPSTYFNRADVKKALHAPLDVEWELCSTDLVFAGGESDPGPEQQGDDSPNPTEGVLPRVIEATNRVLIANGDWDYLIITNGTLLAIQNMTWNGQLGFQSAPATPIDIKMPDLQWNEIFEAQEGYGGLDGPQGVMGVQHYERGLMWAETYQSGHKQPQDQGRVSYRHLQWLLGQVETL
- a CDS encoding kinesin family protein (COG:Z;~EggNog:ENOG410PVJA;~InterPro:IPR019821,IPR036961,IPR027417,IPR027640, IPR001752;~PFAM:PF16796,PF00225;~go_function: GO:0003777 - microtubule motor activity [Evidence IEA];~go_function: GO:0005524 - ATP binding [Evidence IEA];~go_function: GO:0008017 - microtubule binding [Evidence IEA];~go_process: GO:0007018 - microtubule-based movement [Evidence IEA]), which gives rise to MPSIKVFTRWRPPLPSEAAAPEIARTQASNPGQNTTIALTPPPSQKLSRPWKSDSAFTEIFNADDSNRTVFEHVVAPTLPRVLTGQNCNFFAYGHSGSGKSHTIIGYDFERPDEFGLCLSAAKALYEHLYQLNENTKENETLLLGLRMYELRKNIAFDLLNNRCKCHIREGADGKTHVRGETETLADGKVRVRPIVTKPCFTFEEFHAQLLAGIQSRATGTSTIHDQSSRTHAVFEVEIVTRELLDARDAVVERQSELVPVGKRATDIYIEENMKAIIQTPDGKYVPNPDYQLNQTAIDEAEAKKAEYESRVQKAEEYVSEVIKSCHHACLGGKMVFVDLAGSEYCHDKGSVSTMRTKQTPQEQQESRQINTDLLSLKEVIRAMARKQARIPFRSSPLTMVLREHFVTGGDDGVSAMILTTSPSSEQYNATIDTLKYGNLIGMAGVR
- a CDS encoding uncharacterized protein (COG:E;~EggNog:ENOG410QDDF;~InterPro:IPR000192,IPR015424,IPR015421;~go_function: GO:0003824 - catalytic activity [Evidence IEA]) yields the protein MPISHEDLVERFLQVVREARSEGLNVKLALFDVVTSLPAVRFPFEKLTEVCREEGILSLIDGAHGIGQLPLDLAALQPDFFTSNCHKWLFVPRSCCVLYVPKRNQHLIRTTIPTSWGFIPSEDSPATAPSVMKSNDSSKSAFESLFEFVATNDDTPYFCVPAALEFRKTVCGGEARIYEYLERLANEAADIVAATLGTDVMEERGLQPGEQSNLRRCAMTTIRLPFTFREDLAASDSSATLLKAEEAVAAVRWFQTTLVEGHGTFVPLVEHGGWLWVRLSAQVYLERGDFEWLAEVLKVLCQRYRSERCQLE